One part of the Phragmites australis chromosome 3, lpPhrAust1.1, whole genome shotgun sequence genome encodes these proteins:
- the LOC133911863 gene encoding BTB/POZ domain-containing protein SR1IP1-like encodes MQGRFDTPAMKRTSDWILSQELPSDITIQVGESTFNLHKLPLASRCGYIRKQVSGINGSKVTHLEITGMPGGAKAFEFVTKFCYGENFEITEENVAMLRCAAEHLEMSDESKAGNLIGRTEAYLEAVALMSLAGAVTVLRKSEELLPVSEEVDLIGRCIDAIAYITCSDRQFSMSLGTTAGSYDGVSGLSVLPPKAVDDWWADELTSLRIDTFQRVLIAMKSRGFKGIALGTLIMLYAQKSLRRLDIHGRDRKKMEPRQEHEKRVVLETIVSLLPREKNTMSVSFLSMLLRAALYLDTTLACRLDLEKRMAAQLGQAVLDDLLIPSFSPDASTAFDVDAVQRILVGYLEHEGEATQLDYNTDDDFISTASPPNDVGMVGKLMEAYLAEIASDINLPIDKFTGLAEMIPERARFNEDGMYRAIDIYLKAHPYLSEAERKKVCSVMDCQKLSREACAHAAQNDRLPVQTVVQVLYHEQRRLREAPPSGASSFYGGDSPSLPYKLASSLQGRLARSVPDEVSRLQRENDELKMELLRLKMRMRDSSAFPVAGGLPPSGRPPLPKKAGGGGGGGGGGGGFMNNVSKKLGRLNPFLRLDAVGGGRGRTKPPKDRRHSIS; translated from the exons GTCAGGAATCAATGGCTCCAAGGTCACCCACCTCGAGATCACGGGCATGCCGGGCGGCGCCAAGGCGTTCGAGTTCGTCACCAAGTTCTGCTACGGCGAAAACTTCGAGATCACGGAGGAAAACGTCGCCATGCTGCGGTGCGCCGCCGAGCACCTGGAGATGTCCGACGAGAGCAAGGCCGGCAACCTGATCGGCAGAACGGAGGCATACTTGGAGGCCGTGGCGCTGATGAGCCTCGCGGGCGCGGTCACCGTGCTCCGCAAGTCCGAGGAGCTCCTCCCGGTGTCCGAGGAGGTGGACCTCATCGGCAGGTGCATCGACGCCATTGCGTACATAACCTGCAGCGACAGACAGTTCAGCATGTCCCTGGGCACCACTGCCGGTAGCTACGACGGCGTGAGCGGGTTGTCGGTGCTGCCGCCGAAGGCCGTCGACGACTGGTGGGCCGACGAGCTGACGTCGCTGCGCATTGATACGTTCCAGAGAGTTCTGATTGCGATGAAGTCAAGAGGGTTCAAGGGCATTGCTTTGGGCACACTGATCATGCTCTATGCTCAGAAGTCTCTGCGAAGACTG GACATACACGGAAGAGATAGGAAGAAGATGGAACCGAGGCAGGAACACGAGAAGCGGGTGGTTCTTGAAACGATCGTGAGCCTGCTGCCGAGGGAGAAGAACACGATGTCAGTGAGCTTCCTGTCGATGCTGCTGCGAGCGGCGCTCTACCTCGACACGACGCTGGCGTGCCGTCTCGACCTCGAGAAGAGGATGGCCGCGCAGCTCGGGCAGGCCGTGCTCGACGACCTCCTCATCCCGTCCTTCTCGCCCGATGCCAGCACCGCGTTCGACGTCGACGCGGTCCAGAGGATCCTGGTCGGGTACCTGGAGCACGAGGGAGAGGCAACCCAGCTGGACTACAACACGGACGACGACTTCATCTCGACGGCGTCGCCGCCCAACGATGTCGGCATGGTTGGCAAACTCATGGAAGCCTACCTGGCCGAGATCGCCTCGGACATTAACCTGCCCATTGACAAGTTCACTGGCCTCGCTGAGATGATCCCGGAACGCGCCAGGTTTAACGAGGACGGCATGTACCGCGCCATTGACATCTACTTGAAG GCGCATCCGTATCTGAGCGAGGCCGAGAGGAAGAAGGTGTGCAGTGTGATGGACTGCCAGAAGCTGTCGCGCGAGGCGTGCGCGCACGCGGCGCAGAACGACCGCTTGCCGGTGCAGACGGTTGTGCAGGTCCTGTACCACGAGCAGCGACGCCTGCGCGAGGCGCCACCGAGCGGCGCGTCGTCGTTCTACGGCGGCGACTCCCCGTCGCTGCCCTACAAGCTCGCGTCGAGCCTCCAGGGCCGGCTCGCCCGGAGCGTGCCGGACGAGGTGTCGCGGCTGCAGCGGGAGAACGACGAGCTCAAGATGGAGCTTCTGCGCCTGAAGATGCGCATGAGGGACTCGTCGGCGTTCCCGGTGGCCGGTGGCCTTCCGCCGTCGGGTCGACCCCCTCTGCCGAAGaaggctggcggcggcggcggcggcggcggcggcggcggcgggttcaTGAACAACGTGTCCAAGAAGCTCGGGCGGCTGAACCCGTTCCTGAGGCTGGACGCGGTGGGTGGCGGGAGAGGGCGCACTAAGCCTCCCAAGGATCGGAGGCACTCCATTTCTTGA